In the Streptobacillus moniliformis DSM 12112 genome, one interval contains:
- the rpsT gene encoding 30S ribosomal protein S20, whose product MAHTKSSKKRIVIGERNRLRNQAITSRVKTFVKKVLAAVDSKNIDDAKAALSVAYKELDKAVTKGVLKKNTASRTKSRLATKVKALNA is encoded by the coding sequence ATGGCACATACTAAATCATCTAAAAAAAGAATCGTTATTGGTGAAAGAAATAGATTAAGAAACCAAGCAATTACAAGTAGAGTTAAAACTTTTGTTAAAAAAGTATTAGCAGCAGTAGATTCTAAAAATATTGATGATGCTAAGGCAGCATTATCTGTAGCTTATAAAGAGCTTGATAAAGCAGTTACAAAAGGTGTATTGAAAAAAAATACTGCTTCAAGAACTAAATCAAGACTTGCTACTAAAGTAAAAGCTTTAAACGCATAA
- a CDS encoding type B 50S ribosomal protein L31: MKKGIHPEYRLVVFEDTSNGERFLGKSTKVTKETVEFEGQEYPVIKVAISSTSHPFYTGKFKFVDETGRVDKFKKKYNL, encoded by the coding sequence ATGAAAAAAGGTATACATCCAGAATACAGATTAGTTGTTTTTGAAGATACAAGTAATGGTGAAAGATTCTTAGGAAAATCTACTAAAGTAACTAAAGAAACTGTTGAGTTTGAAGGACAAGAATATCCAGTAATTAAAGTTGCAATAAGTTCAACTTCTCATCCATTTTATACAGGGAAGTTCAAATTTGTTGACGAAACTGGAAGAGTTGATAAATTTAAGAAAAAATACAATTTATAA